Proteins from a single region of Chryseomicrobium sp. FSL W7-1435:
- a CDS encoding ankyrin repeat domain-containing protein, with the protein MKSQQGSLIQAVENNDVGKVEAILQNPSYPINETNDKGESPLLIATHKNFIDVAKRLIDAGADINQQDHIQDSPYLYAGAQGKTEILKYMIAHAEPNHTVVNRYGGNALIPAAEKGHLENVKVLLQDGKADIDHQNNYGYTALIEAVALTDGSALYQEIVQELLKYSANKELRDNRGKTALDYAKEMGYTEMVQLLEE; encoded by the coding sequence ATGAAGTCGCAACAGGGGTCTCTTATTCAGGCTGTTGAAAACAATGATGTCGGAAAAGTAGAAGCTATTTTACAGAATCCGTCCTATCCGATAAATGAAACAAATGACAAAGGAGAATCTCCTCTGTTGATTGCTACACACAAAAACTTTATTGATGTCGCAAAACGTCTAATTGATGCTGGCGCTGATATTAATCAGCAAGATCATATTCAGGACAGCCCGTATTTGTATGCGGGGGCACAAGGGAAAACAGAGATTTTGAAGTATATGATTGCACATGCTGAGCCGAATCATACGGTTGTGAATCGCTATGGTGGCAATGCTTTGATTCCGGCAGCGGAAAAAGGCCATTTAGAGAATGTGAAGGTTCTTCTGCAAGACGGGAAAGCAGATATCGATCATCAAAATAATTATGGCTATACGGCTTTGATTGAAGCAGTAGCTTTGACGGACGGTTCAGCGCTGTATCAGGAAATAGTTCAAGAATTACTGAAGTATAGTGCGAACAAAGAGCTTCGTGACAACCGCGGGAAAACGGCACTGGATTATGCCAAGGAGATGGGATACACAGAAATGGTTCAACTTTTAGAAGAGTAA
- the rlmH gene encoding 23S rRNA (pseudouridine(1915)-N(3))-methyltransferase RlmH — translation MNITIVTVGKLKEKYLKMGIEEYAKRLGAYAKIEQIEVPDEKAPENLSDADMEIVKRKEGERILAKIHPDAHVISLAINGKTRSSEELAAHLNSLMTYGTSKIVFVIGGSLGLHEDVLKRSNEQLSFGKMTLPHQLMKLVLLEQVYRSFRIIKGEPYHK, via the coding sequence GTGAATATCACAATTGTGACGGTTGGAAAGTTAAAAGAAAAGTATTTAAAAATGGGCATCGAAGAATACGCAAAACGTCTCGGCGCTTATGCAAAAATCGAACAGATCGAAGTGCCAGATGAAAAAGCTCCAGAAAATTTAAGTGACGCGGACATGGAAATCGTCAAACGCAAAGAAGGCGAGCGCATCTTAGCTAAAATTCACCCAGACGCACATGTCATCTCGCTTGCCATTAACGGGAAGACGCGCAGCTCTGAAGAACTCGCTGCGCATCTCAATTCCCTCATGACGTACGGTACTAGCAAAATCGTCTTTGTCATCGGCGGCTCCCTGGGTCTACACGAAGATGTATTGAAGCGGTCGAATGAGCAATTGTCGTTTGGGAAGATGACGTTGCCGCATCAGTTGATGAAGTTGGTGTTGTTGGAGCAGGTGTATCGGAGTTTTCGGATTATTAAGGGAGAGCCTTATCATAAGTAG
- a CDS encoding CxxH/CxxC protein has protein sequence MEKYACENHVNQVLDEVTASTGEFPILEKLENPENLSTRCEHCEQAAIYIVAGKK, from the coding sequence ATGGAGAAATACGCATGCGAAAACCATGTAAATCAAGTACTTGACGAGGTAACGGCGTCGACAGGAGAATTTCCAATTCTTGAAAAGCTCGAGAATCCAGAAAACTTATCCACACGCTGTGAACATTGTGAACAGGCAGCTATATATATCGTAGCTGGAAAAAAATAA
- a CDS encoding GNAT family N-acetyltransferase, whose product MNEVTKIEPTSQAIFESERCYVRRFAESDLDAFVDYRNNVEWMKYQSFKGYSREEYKEFLLKEATLESGAQLAIIRKVDQTLIGDVFIKKEDAIFWIGYTVHPSFKRQGYAFEIVQAMVEWIQQQGDYQIMAGVAVENSASIQLLRKLKFTQVNEENGELFFQFQKPYKNTLTIHEDV is encoded by the coding sequence ATGAACGAGGTGACTAAGATAGAACCGACTAGCCAAGCAATCTTCGAATCAGAAAGATGTTATGTCAGACGTTTTGCCGAAAGCGATTTGGATGCTTTTGTTGACTATCGCAACAATGTGGAATGGATGAAATATCAATCGTTTAAAGGATATTCACGGGAAGAATATAAAGAGTTTCTATTGAAGGAAGCTACATTGGAAAGCGGAGCGCAATTAGCGATTATCAGGAAAGTGGATCAAACGCTAATTGGAGATGTCTTCATCAAAAAGGAAGATGCTATTTTCTGGATTGGTTATACCGTTCATCCGTCCTTTAAAAGGCAAGGTTACGCTTTTGAAATAGTCCAGGCAATGGTTGAATGGATCCAGCAGCAAGGCGACTATCAGATTATGGCCGGGGTAGCAGTGGAGAATAGTGCATCGATTCAGTTGCTACGGAAATTGAAGTTTACACAGGTGAATGAGGAGAACGGGGAATTGTTTTTTCAATTCCAGAAGCCATATAAAAACACCCTCACAATACATGAGGATGTCTGA
- a CDS encoding metal-dependent hydrolase — MQYKTHFAGGALITLAVLHHTEYVSPEQVVPFAVATLIGSVAPDIDHKNSFISNRLKPFGFLVRRTTTHRGATHSPLIIGLFSLLLFSGLEVTEFSSYAYPIAFGFFVGALSHLLLDMLNPQGVPLLFPIPKAKRFRIAHFRTGGLVERIIFITLVIVTIQFLLNAL, encoded by the coding sequence CAATACAAGACCCATTTCGCTGGCGGGGCGCTCATCACACTCGCGGTCCTTCACCATACCGAGTATGTGTCGCCAGAGCAAGTGGTGCCATTTGCCGTCGCTACCCTGATCGGCTCGGTTGCGCCAGACATCGACCACAAGAACAGTTTCATCAGCAACCGCTTGAAACCTTTTGGCTTTTTAGTAAGACGCACGACCACCCATCGCGGAGCAACCCACTCCCCACTTATCATTGGACTGTTCAGCCTGCTTCTCTTTTCCGGGCTGGAAGTAACAGAATTCAGCTCTTACGCTTACCCAATCGCATTTGGCTTCTTTGTCGGTGCGCTCAGCCATTTACTGCTCGACATGCTGAACCCTCAAGGGGTGCCGCTTCTATTCCCTATACCGAAAGCGAAGCGATTTCGTATCGCTCACTTTCGCACGGGTGGCCTAGTCGAGAGAATAATCTTTATCACTCTCGTTATCGTCACAATCCAGTTTTTGTTGAACGCACTTTGA
- the yycH gene encoding two-component system activity regulator YycH has product MRYLEHVKSAVLVILIALSILLTFSIWTYTPPYAPLEDTPIVDIAIAEKKRTSDIVKPYRMLVSYSGAAAMKGSLQSTEMDGLMGIMRMWTLDSPQLLTSEAPVEEVDALIRDTNQLVFYYPTEIPIQTFRQIIPFNDQAIPDFSFNHMIVHWENGSGDVELHINFINTVSQRIFRSDVLEADVAEFLNRVEDMDRRLPIFNEIVREDVQSLYVSSVQVPLEEYTFGMEEISPEKFKNALFTNPNLVRSNPVGASSQQYTDDSALMNIDYGPRRISYVHPASETELPGDSATLVMDSIEFVNEHEGWTDDYRLSRINARGQQINFQMHLKGLPVFSDTMATDMTQYWGLDQVYRYIRPYYTLNQSSPFRTTRKQLPSGQFIYDYLATQGTVDMNLVTDIKPGYFIRRDPAQPILTLEPYWYYQVGETWVRIVPELSGGGAIGLE; this is encoded by the coding sequence ATGAGATATCTTGAACATGTTAAAAGTGCCGTTCTTGTCATCCTCATAGCGCTCAGTATCCTTTTGACGTTTTCTATTTGGACGTATACGCCGCCGTATGCACCGCTTGAAGATACCCCAATAGTCGATATTGCGATTGCAGAGAAGAAGCGCACAAGCGATATCGTCAAACCGTACCGTATGCTAGTCAGCTATAGCGGTGCGGCAGCTATGAAAGGCTCTCTGCAGTCCACTGAGATGGACGGACTCATGGGCATCATGCGGATGTGGACATTAGATTCCCCTCAGCTGCTGACGAGTGAGGCGCCAGTTGAAGAGGTCGACGCGTTGATACGGGACACCAATCAACTTGTGTTCTATTATCCGACTGAAATTCCGATTCAAACATTCCGCCAGATTATTCCGTTCAACGACCAGGCCATTCCCGATTTTTCGTTTAATCACATGATCGTTCATTGGGAAAATGGTTCAGGCGATGTTGAACTCCACATCAACTTTATCAACACGGTGTCTCAGCGCATCTTCCGCTCTGACGTACTCGAAGCAGATGTGGCAGAATTCTTGAACCGTGTGGAAGATATGGATCGCCGCTTGCCGATTTTCAATGAAATTGTACGGGAAGATGTTCAGTCGCTCTATGTGTCGTCCGTTCAAGTGCCTCTTGAAGAGTACACATTCGGAATGGAAGAAATCTCACCAGAGAAGTTCAAAAATGCGTTGTTCACTAATCCGAACTTAGTGCGCAGCAACCCGGTAGGTGCGTCGTCGCAACAATATACAGATGACAGTGCTTTGATGAATATTGATTACGGTCCACGCCGTATCAGTTACGTCCACCCGGCTTCAGAAACGGAGCTGCCAGGCGACTCCGCAACACTTGTTATGGACAGTATCGAATTTGTGAATGAACATGAAGGCTGGACAGACGATTACCGCTTGAGCCGCATCAACGCACGCGGTCAGCAAATCAACTTCCAGATGCACTTGAAAGGCTTGCCAGTGTTCAGTGACACGATGGCGACCGATATGACGCAGTACTGGGGACTAGACCAAGTGTATCGGTACATTCGCCCGTACTATACGCTTAATCAATCGTCACCTTTCCGCACGACACGCAAGCAGTTGCCATCAGGGCAATTCATTTATGATTATTTGGCTACACAAGGAACGGTCGATATGAACCTGGTGACCGACATCAAACCGGGGTATTTCATTCGACGTGACCCGGCACAACCGATTTTGACACTAGAGCCTTATTGGTATTATCAAGTCGGCGAGACATGGGTGCGCATAGTGCCGGAACTTTCAGGAGGTGGCGCGATTGGATTGGAGTAG
- a CDS encoding trypsin-like peptidase domain-containing protein — MDDYRPYNPYAEDPQPPKRSEKPEKKRGIAGYFLAGLSGVLVGALLLWFMMPSLQSALPNNGTRTAGNITQTEQVSTEVTTDITSAVEKTSAAVVGITNLQEVNNFWSSEQSGEQEAGTGSGVIYKVEGDRAFIVTNHHVVDGANSIEVTLAGGKKVSAELVGSDVWTDLAVLEMDATDVETVIEFGDSDALTQGEPVIAIGNPLGLDFFGSVTTGILSGKERVIPVDLNEDGQQDWQTEVLQTDAAINPGNSGGALINIAGQLIGINSMKISTTTVEGIGLAIPINSAIPIIEDLEQNGEVKRPTMGVTLVDVEQVPSFHQQETLKLPEDITTGVVVDEVIDNSPAAAAGMQQYDVIVELDGEKVENMLDLRQYLYTEKEVGDTMDVKVYRQGEIVEFTLELTDNNAL, encoded by the coding sequence ATGGATGATTACAGACCATACAATCCGTACGCGGAAGATCCACAGCCGCCAAAACGTTCAGAAAAACCAGAGAAAAAACGAGGAATTGCCGGCTACTTTTTAGCGGGACTTTCCGGAGTACTCGTCGGTGCATTGCTACTTTGGTTCATGATGCCGAGCTTGCAGAGCGCCCTTCCGAACAATGGAACACGCACTGCAGGCAACATCACTCAGACCGAGCAAGTGAGCACGGAAGTCACGACAGACATCACCTCGGCGGTTGAAAAGACCTCGGCAGCAGTCGTCGGAATCACGAACTTGCAGGAAGTGAATAATTTCTGGAGCAGCGAACAGTCCGGTGAACAAGAAGCAGGAACGGGATCTGGCGTTATTTATAAAGTCGAAGGTGACCGCGCATTTATCGTGACGAATCATCACGTAGTGGACGGAGCCAACTCGATTGAAGTGACACTTGCTGGCGGGAAAAAAGTCAGTGCTGAATTAGTAGGTAGTGACGTTTGGACCGACTTAGCTGTACTTGAAATGGACGCAACGGACGTAGAAACGGTGATTGAATTTGGAGACTCGGATGCGTTAACGCAAGGTGAACCGGTTATCGCAATCGGGAATCCACTTGGCCTCGATTTCTTCGGGTCGGTCACAACAGGAATTCTTTCCGGGAAAGAACGTGTCATCCCAGTGGACTTGAACGAAGATGGACAACAAGACTGGCAGACAGAAGTGCTTCAGACAGATGCGGCAATCAACCCAGGGAACAGCGGTGGTGCATTGATCAACATCGCGGGACAACTGATTGGAATCAACTCGATGAAAATCTCGACAACAACAGTTGAAGGAATTGGACTTGCGATTCCAATCAACTCAGCCATTCCAATCATTGAAGACCTTGAACAAAACGGTGAAGTGAAACGCCCGACGATGGGAGTGACGCTCGTCGATGTGGAACAAGTTCCATCCTTCCACCAGCAAGAAACATTAAAACTTCCAGAAGATATTACAACTGGTGTTGTGGTAGATGAAGTGATTGATAACTCTCCAGCTGCAGCAGCAGGCATGCAACAATATGATGTCATTGTGGAACTAGATGGAGAAAAGGTTGAAAATATGCTCGACCTTCGCCAATATCTCTACACAGAAAAAGAAGTGGGCGATACAATGGATGTGAAAGTATACCGCCAAGGTGAGATTGTAGAATTCACATTGGAACTGACAGACAACAACGCATTATAA
- a CDS encoding MBL fold metallo-hydrolase produces MRFSVLASGSTGNAIYVENEEHSFLVDAGLSGKKMDQLFQQIDRDARKLSGILVTHEHSDHIKGLGVMARKYKVPIYANAKTWQAMDHHLGIIPTEQRFQFDMETVKSFGGLDIQSFQVSHDAAEPMFYVFHENGRKLTLITDTGYVSDRMKGYIKGSDAFVFESNHDVGMLQMGRYPWSVKRRILSDVGHVSNEDAAVAMSEVVDLKPTQIYLSHLSKDNNMKDLAHMSVEQTLRSCGIIAGEYVHLHGTDAEIPTPLVEV; encoded by the coding sequence ATGAGATTTAGTGTATTGGCGAGCGGCAGTACTGGCAACGCCATTTACGTTGAAAACGAGGAGCACTCCTTTTTAGTAGATGCCGGACTGAGCGGAAAGAAAATGGACCAGCTGTTTCAGCAGATTGATCGAGATGCTCGCAAATTGAGTGGTATCCTTGTTACACATGAACATAGTGATCATATAAAAGGGCTGGGTGTCATGGCCCGCAAATACAAAGTGCCGATCTACGCGAACGCCAAGACGTGGCAAGCGATGGATCATCACCTTGGCATCATCCCGACGGAACAACGCTTCCAGTTTGATATGGAGACGGTGAAGTCGTTCGGCGGCCTGGATATCCAATCGTTCCAGGTGTCCCATGATGCGGCTGAGCCGATGTTCTATGTCTTTCACGAGAATGGTAGAAAGCTCACGCTCATCACCGACACAGGTTATGTCAGTGACCGAATGAAGGGCTACATCAAAGGTTCCGATGCCTTTGTCTTTGAAAGCAATCACGACGTCGGCATGCTGCAGATGGGACGCTACCCATGGTCTGTCAAACGCCGCATTCTTTCAGACGTCGGGCACGTTTCCAACGAAGATGCCGCTGTCGCGATGAGTGAAGTGGTGGATTTGAAGCCAACGCAGATTTACTTATCGCATTTAAGTAAAGACAACAACATGAAAGACCTTGCGCATATGAGCGTTGAGCAAACGTTGCGCTCGTGCGGCATCATCGCCGGCGAGTACGTGCATTTGCACGGCACCGATGCCGAGATTCCAACACCGCTTGTGGAAGTATAA
- the yycI gene encoding two-component system regulatory protein YycI gives MDWSRTKTIFIVVFSILNIFLMSLYVDRYNESIGLQSTLEGSASIEDQLTADSITVPRLTNLPSSVAYVSGTVHNFSLEEMNALENVSATSQTQGVLEGVLREPVAVTDEMSLEAIAQEHAYQGEEYKMWSTDPETKTALLFQQVNERSVYHNSRAYILVRWNDNNEVTSFTQTYLENLEDYNEERSLITYMSAIEVLYNRSLLLPQSEVTEVSLGYSTLAQLGETQVFSPTWAVKVQLADGTMEEYFVNAIDSRILDIPIDAVESEDTEE, from the coding sequence TTGGATTGGAGTAGAACCAAAACTATTTTTATCGTCGTGTTCTCCATCTTGAATATTTTCTTGATGTCTCTCTATGTAGACCGCTACAACGAATCCATTGGACTCCAGAGCACGCTAGAAGGGTCTGCTTCCATTGAAGACCAACTGACGGCCGATTCCATCACGGTTCCGCGGTTGACCAACTTGCCAAGCTCAGTGGCTTACGTATCGGGAACCGTGCATAACTTTTCCCTGGAAGAGATGAACGCGCTTGAAAACGTCAGTGCCACTTCTCAGACCCAAGGTGTTTTAGAAGGCGTGTTGCGTGAACCGGTAGCTGTGACAGATGAGATGTCATTAGAAGCTATTGCGCAAGAGCATGCCTACCAAGGCGAAGAGTACAAGATGTGGTCAACGGACCCAGAAACCAAGACCGCGCTTCTGTTCCAACAAGTGAATGAGCGTAGTGTCTATCACAATTCCCGTGCCTATATCTTGGTGCGTTGGAATGACAACAATGAAGTGACCAGCTTCACCCAAACCTACCTAGAGAACCTAGAAGATTATAACGAAGAACGCAGTTTGATCACCTATATGAGTGCCATTGAAGTACTATACAACCGGTCACTCTTGCTTCCGCAGTCGGAAGTCACAGAAGTTAGCCTTGGCTATTCCACACTGGCGCAGCTTGGGGAAACGCAGGTATTTTCACCAACATGGGCCGTGAAGGTTCAGCTAGCAGATGGTACAATGGAAGAGTACTTCGTCAATGCGATTGATAGTCGAATTCTCGACATCCCGATTGATGCAGTAGAGTCAGAAGATACAGAGGAGTAA